In the Perca flavescens isolate YP-PL-M2 chromosome 10, PFLA_1.0, whole genome shotgun sequence genome, tgctttttctcaGGGGGCAAACGAAAGCTTTATGAGGGGAGGGACGAGATTTCCTTTGGTTTACCAATGTAATACTGACATCTAGAGGTCATTGAGAAAGTAGGACTAAGACTGTTATACTCTAATTTAAAAATGCATCTACCCAATTTAAAGCATGTAGACACATCATCAAGTTGTTCACTTTATGTGGCAAATAAAATGTACATCGAATTACTCTTGATACGTTGGGAAAAAAAACGCAAAATACTACAGTTAACAGTCTTCTAAAAAATAATGCTTATTAcgtaaatttaatttaattcaacTTGGTTGTGCACTATGTTCTGTATGAAcaacaatgttatttttttacaagaTAAAACTCTGAAGGGGTTTGGTCGAAATGCGGACTGTTGCCGTTTACATCTGATATCTGAATGCTGAGAGTTTTTAATGTTCTGCGACCTAACATTCAAAAACTCCCCACCCACAAATCCCCAAATGCAGTCTAGAATTGCTCTGTTTAGCTGGAAAACGGTACCAGTTtcatttcagcaccatggacagcggtCATAATTAGGGACAACGAATGAGCTTGTATGTGTTTCAAATTGATTAGTATTCATCATGATTATAAGCTTATATGTTTATGAAGAGAGACTGGCTTTTAGTGGCTGTTATAGACGGAGTTATGCCACATCCAAAAGTTTGCAATAACTTGCATTTTTACATCCCTATGTAAAGGAACACTTCCTATGATTAAAGAGACAAAAATACAATAGAATGTCAAACAAACTCGTGCAAGAAATATTTGAGTGTATTGCAACTTATATTTTGTACTTTtctctgtgcaaaatgtttttaagaCACAACGAGAAGCAAACTTTAAGCAAAGCAAAAACACAGAATTGTATGCTTGTAAACATATTGTATTACACGTTTTTAAAGTCTTACCTCTCCAGATGTCCCTCTCCTGTCAGGGAGCACTAGAGTATTCGCATGGCTGCCCGGAACTATAGTAGATCCTATACTCATTCTGGGTCCTACTAGCATGTACCGTTTGTCTCCAGATCTGTACTGGATGCTGTGACACAGTGTCCCATCATAATTAGTCTcttgtagatatttagaagtatagTCTGTGGTTTTGGAGCACTGCATTGCAATCAGCCCGATGATACTGATGAGAAAAAGTGTTGAAACTGAGCCCAAAGTTATCATCAGGTAAAAAGTCACATTATTCTCCTCCTCATCGTTTGTTGCACTTTTAACATCAGAAGCAGCAAAAGCCTCTTTGGGCTCCACAACTTTGACAAGCACAGTAGCTGTTGCTGAGAGTGAAACGTTCCCATTGTCTTTCACCAGTATGACCAGTTTATGCTCAGCCTCGTCTGTCTCTGTGAATGAGCGAAGTGTTCTGATCTGTCCTGTATAGCGGTCCAAACCAAAGAGACTGTGGTCAGTAAcgtcctgcagtgaaaacagTAACCAGCCGTTATATCCTATATCAGCGTCATAGGCTCTGACTTTAGTCACCAAGTGTCCTGCGTTCACATTGCGGGGAATCTCCTCCACACCTTCAGCAGAACCGTTAGAGCTGACTGGATACAGGATGACTGGAGCGTTGTCGTTCTGATCCAGAATGAACACGTTCACTGTGACGTTGCTGCTTAGTGACGGAGTTCCAGAATCTGTGGCAACAACTTGGAACTGGaatgttttcagtgtttcaaAGTCAAAACTTTTTAGTGCGGAAATGGTGCCATCGGCTTCATTTATATTCAAAAAAGAAGTTGCAGTGGGCCCTGGAATCTTCCGGTCGAGTGAATATGTGACTGCCGCATTTTCGCCTTCATCAGCATCTCCCGCGCTCACTGAAAAAATTGAAATTCCAGCTTTGTTGTTTTCAGGCACATAAAAAGTATATGGGCTTTCAGTGAACAAAGGACTATTGTCATTAACATCTAGCACATCTACCTGTACTACCTTCGTAGATGACAGGGCGGGGCTCCCTAAATCCTTAGCCAATAttgtaatattatatatatgcaTGGTTTCCTTATCTAGGTAGTCCTTTGTGACCAAAGAGTATGATTGTCCGTCCGGGGATGGATTTAAGTCAAAAGGTAAATGGCCGGGCACACTGCAGACCACCTGTCCGTTCACACCTGAGTCAAGGTCCGTCACATCCATCAACGCCACCACCGTGCCAGGAGGTGCATCCTCTGAAATGCGACTTGAAAGGGATGTGATGTCTATTTCGGGTTTATTATCGTTCACGTCTTCCACTCTAACAACAACGTTGCAGTGTGTGGAGAGAGACACAGCACCTTTGTCCGCAGCCAGTACCTTGATTTCATAGACTTGCTTTTCCTCGTAATCAAGGCCTTCTTTCAATGTAAGTGTACCAGTGCTCCTATTTAAATCAAACGGTTCAGATGAGAGTTTTCTAAGTTTACTCCG is a window encoding:
- the LOC114563171 gene encoding protocadherin alpha-8-like, giving the protein MAITDIKGQWLDVWIYFCLALLIVTNLKGISAQIRYSIQEEVKLGTAVGNVAKDLGLDVGRLTDRNLRVISGTKQDLFKVNPRDGVLLVNERIDREELCVKTAPCITNLKAVVENPLEMHQIIVEILDVNDNSPRFPEENYTLEVLESAIVGSRFQMEGAHDLDAGLNSLQSYKLNHNQYFRLETDEFGEDGKVPFLILQRPLDREHLAQHWLLLTANDGGKPSKSGTINITVIVSDVNDNSPKCDKQKYTITIKENAPAGTFLLTVNASDSDEGMNSLIEYSLRSKLRKLSSEPFDLNRSTGTLTLKEGLDYEEKQVYEIKVLAADKGAVSLSTHCNVVVRVEDVNDNKPEIDITSLSSRISEDAPPGTVVALMDVTDLDSGVNGQVVCSVPGHLPFDLNPSPDGQSYSLVTKDYLDKETMHIYNITILAKDLGSPALSSTKVVQVDVLDVNDNSPLFTESPYTFYVPENNKAGISIFSVSAGDADEGENAAVTYSLDRKIPGPTATSFLNINEADGTISALKSFDFETLKTFQFQVVATDSGTPSLSSNVTVNVFILDQNDNAPVILYPVSSNGSAEGVEEIPRNVNAGHLVTKVRAYDADIGYNGWLLFSLQDVTDHSLFGLDRYTGQIRTLRSFTETDEAEHKLVILVKDNGNVSLSATATVLVKVVEPKEAFAASDVKSATNDEEENNVTFYLMITLGSVSTLFLISIIGLIAMQCSKTTDYTSKYLQETNYDGTLCHSIQYRSGDKRYMLVGPRMSIGSTIVPGSHANTLVLPDRRGTSGEVRL